In Tachypleus tridentatus isolate NWPU-2018 chromosome 7, ASM421037v1, whole genome shotgun sequence, a genomic segment contains:
- the LOC143257142 gene encoding uncharacterized protein LOC143257142, translated as MIGVLTVLGFLAVCEGGFLGARGGLTAGGQYGGGGLGAGGHFAGGGLGAGGQFGGGGLGSRGHFGGGGFGAGGHFGTGGFGTDGQISGGGFGDGGKFGTGGLGAGGQFGTGGFGTGGQFSTGGFGADGQFGTGGLAVSGLFGAGGGPANGFIGGGRGGGRYGQQPVYPSIPTPHSFSYVAPADGGF; from the exons ATGATTGGA GTCTTGACGGTTTTGGGATTTCTAGCTGTATGTGAAGGTGGATTCCTTGGGGCAAGGGGAGGATTAACAGCTGGTGGACAGTATGGTGGTGGAGGATTAGGAGCTGGTGGTCACTTTGCTGGTGGAGGATTAGGAGCTGGTGGACAGTTTGGTGGTGGAGGATTAGGAAGTCGTGGACATTTTGGGGGAGGAGGATTTGGAGCTGGCGGACACTTTGGTACTGGCGGATTTGGGACAGATGGACAGATAAGTGGTGGGGGATTTGGAGATGGTGGAAAGTTTGGTACTGGAGGTTTAGGAGCTGGTGGACAATTTGGCACCGGAGGATTTGGAACTGGTGGACAGTTTAGCACTGGAGGATTTGGAGCTGATGGACAATTTGGCACTGGAGGATTAGCAGTAAGTGGACTCTTTGGTGCTGGAGGCGGACCAGCAAACGGATTCATTGGTGGTGGACGAGGAGGA GGACGTTACGGCCAACAACCAGTGTACCCCTCAATCCCCACACCCCACTCATTTAGCTACGTTGCACCCGCCGACGGGGGGTTTTAG